A window of Rhododendron vialii isolate Sample 1 chromosome 11a, ASM3025357v1 contains these coding sequences:
- the LOC131307449 gene encoding putative sucrose transport protein SUC6 produces MEHAIITTSASGDSNGPPAPIGKLILVASIAAGVQFGWALQLSLLTPYVQTLGVPHTWSSFIWLCGPLSGLLVQPIVGYFSDRCTSKFGRRRPFIVSGALLVAVAVFLIGWAADMGRKFGDSPDKKTKPRAVVMFVLGFWILDVANNTLQGPCRAFLADLSANNHSKISAANGFFSFFMAVGNVLGYAAGSYPKLHKIFPFTQTEACDIYCANLKTCFIFSILFLLILTTIACTIVKETPITKEELEKGGESVPFFGQLCSAVKVLPKPMWLLFLVTALNWIGWFPFLLYDTDWMGREIYGGDPSGSDVQVKLYDQGVSVGSLGLMLYAVILGIMSLAIEPMAKCLGHVKRVWGLGNLVLAICLGLTYVVTKMAEKARGAASLPPPSDIKATAVGLFAAFGIPQAVTFSIPFALASIYSSTAGAGQGLSLGLLNISICIPQMIVSVIVGPLDAAFGGGNIPGFLFGAIASAISAVCAFIILPSSA; encoded by the exons ATGGAGCACGCAATAATCACCACCTCCGCCTCCGGCGACTCAAACGGCCCCCCGGCCCCGATCGGGAAACTTATCCTGGTCGCCTCCATCGCCGCCGGAGTCCAATTCGGATGGGCCCTGCAGTTGTCCCTATTGACACCCTACGTGCAGACCCTGGGCGTCCCACACACCTGGTCCAGCTTCATCTGGCTCTGTGGGCCCCTCTCAGGCCTGCTGGTCCAGCCAATCGTCGGCTACTTCAGCGACCGTTGCACCTCGAAATTCGGTCGCCGCCGTCCCTTCATAGTCTCCGGCGCCCTCCTCGTTGCCGTGGCCGTCTTCCTCATCGGCTGGGCTGCCGACATGGGAAGGAAATTCGGCGACTCGCCTGACAAGAAAACCAAACCACGAGCAGTCGTGATGTTCGTGCTTGGGTTTTGGATTCTGGATGTTGCCAACAACACGTTGCAAGGACCATGCAGGGCCTTCCTGGCCGACTTATCGGCCaacaaccactccaaaatcagCGCCGCGAACggcttcttctccttcttcatgGCCGTCGGAAACGTGTTGGGATACGCGGCTGGATCTTACCCTAAGCTACACAAAATATTTCCCTTCACGCAAACCGAGGCATGCGACATATACTGCGCCAACCTTAAAACAtgcttcattttctccatcctCTTCCTTCTAATCCTTACTACAATCGCTTGCACGATAGTGAAAGAGACCCCGATAACAAAGGAAGAGCTCGAGAAAGGAGGGGAATCTGTACCATTTTTCGGGCAACTTTGCTCGGCGGTGAAAGTCCTTCCTAAGCCAATGTGGCTTCTTTTCCTGGTAACCGCGTTGAACTGGATCGGATGGTTCCCTTTCCTCTTGTACGATACCGACTGGATGGGCCGTGAGATCTACGGTGGCGATCCCAGCGGAAGCGATGTCCAAGTGAAGCTGTACGATCAAGGAGTTAGCGTCGGATCGTTGGGGCTGATGCTGTATGCCGTGATCCTCGGGATTATGTCGCTGGCCATCGAGCCGATGGCGAAATGCCTCGGCCACGTGAAGCGGGTTTGGGGGCTTGGAAACTTGGTTTTGGCTATCTGCTTGGGATTGACGTACGTGGTCACCAAGATGGCGGAGAAGGCCCGCGGTGCAGCCTCTTTGCCGCCACCTTCCGACATCAAGGCAACCGCGGTGGGACTTTTTGCCGCGTTTGGTATCCCCCAGGCG GTGACTTTTAGCATTCCATTTGCTCTGGCTTCAATATATTCTAGCACTGCCGGAGCCGGCCAAG GGCTTTCTTTGGGGCTCCTGAATATTTCAATTTGTATCCCCCAG ATGATCGTCTCGGTGATCGTTGGGCCGTTGGATGCAGCTTTTGGAGGTGGTAATATTCCTGGGTTCCTTTTTGGAGCCATTGCATCTGCAATAAGTGCGGTCTGTGCTTTCATAATTCTCCCATCGTCAGCTTGA
- the LOC131307450 gene encoding putative sucrose transport protein SUC6 — translation MEHAIITTSASGDSNGPPAPIGKLILVASIAAGVQFGWALQLSLLTPYVQTLGVPHTWSSFIWLCGPLSGLLVQPIVGYFSDRCTSKFGRRRPFIVSGALLVAVAVFLIGWAADMGRKFGDSPDKKTKPRAVVMFVLGFWILDVANNTLQGPCRAFLADLSANNHSKISAANGFFSFFMAVGNVLGYAAGSYPKLHKIFPFTQTEACDIYCANLKTCFIFSILFLLILTTIACTIVKETPITKEELEKGGESVPFFGQLCSAVKVLPKPMWLLFLVTALNWIGWFPFLLYDTDWMGREIYGGDPSGSDVQVKLYDQGVSVGSLGLMLYAVILGIMSLAIEPMAKCLGHVKRVWGLGNLVLAICLGLTYVVTKMAEKARGAASLPPPSDIKATAVGLFAAFGIPQAVTFSIPFALASIYSSTAGAGQGLSLGLLNISICIPQMIVSVIVGPLDAAFGGGNIPGFLFGAIASAISAVCAFIILPSSA, via the exons ATGGAGCACGCAATAATCACCACCTCCGCCTCCGGCGACTCAAACGGCCCCCCGGCCCCGATCGGGAAACTTATCCTGGTCGCCTCTATCGCCGCCGGAGTCCAATTCGGATGGGCCCTGCAGTTGTCCCTCTTGACACCCTACGTGCAGACCCTGGGGGTCCCACACACCTGGTCCAGCTTCATCTGGCTCTGTGGGCCCCTCTCAGGCCTGCTGGTCCAGCCAATCGTCGGCTACTTCAGCGACCGTTGCACCTCGAAATTCGGTCGCCGCCGTCCCTTCATAGTCTCCGGCGCCCTCCTCGTTGCCGTGGCCGTCTTCCTCATCGGCTGGGCAGCCGACATGGGAAGGAAATTCGGCGACTCGCCTGACAAGAAAACCAAACCACGAGCAGTCGTGATGTTCGTGCTTGGGTTTTGGATTCTGGATGTTGCCAACAACACGTTGCAAGGACCATGCAGGGCCTTCCTGGCCGACTTATCGGCCaacaaccactccaaaatcagCGCCGCGAACggcttcttctccttcttcatgGCCGTCGGAAACGTGTTGGGATACGCGGCCGGATCTTACCCTAAGCTACACAAAATATTTCCCTTCACGCAAACCGAGGCATGCGACATATACTGCGCCAACCTTAAAACAtgcttcattttctccatcctCTTCCTCCTAATCCTTACAACAATCGCTTGCACGATAGTGAAAGAGACCCCGATAACAAAGGAAGAGCTCGAGAAAGGAGGGGAATCTGTACCATTTTTCGGGCAACTTTGCTCGGCGGTGAAAGTCCTTCCTAAGCCAATGTGGCTTCTTTTCCTGGTGACCGCGTTGAACTGGATCGGATGGTTCCCGTTCCTCTTGTACGATACCGACTGGATGGGCCGTGAGATCTACGGTGGCGATCCCAGCGGAAGCGATGTCCAAGTGAAGCTGTACGATCAAGGAGTTAGCGTCGGATCGTTGGGGCTGATGCTGTATGCCGTGATCCTCGGGATTATGTCGCTGGCCATCGAGCCGATGGCGAAATGCCTTGGCCACGTGAAGCGGGTTTGGGGGCTTGGAAACTTGGTTTTGGCTATCTGCTTGGGATTGACGTACGTGGTCACCAAGATGGCGGAGAAGGCCCGCGGTGCAGCCTCTTTGCCGCCACCTTCCGACATCAAGGCAACCGCGGTGGGACTTTTTGCCGCGTTTGGTATCCCCCAGGCG GTGACTTTTAGCATTCCATTTGCTCTGGCTTCAATATATTCTAGCACTGCTGGAGCCGGCCAAG GGCTTTCTTTGGGGCTCCTGAATATTTCAATTTGTATCCCCCAG ATGATCGTCTCGGTGATTGTTGGCCCGTTGGATGCAGCTTTTGGAGGTGGTAATATTCCTGGGTTCCTTTTTGGAGCCATTGCATCTGCAATAAGTGCCGTCTGTGCTTTCATAATTCTTCCATCGTCAGCTTGA